GTCACCCAAGGGCGAGGAGCGCTTGACCGATAAGAACCAGACATCATCGCAGACCCCAAAAGAGTAATCACCCAACAATAAATACTAGCCGCTGGTCGGCACGATTATACCCTGTACAATACTTTAATTTGTAACATCCTGTAGCGACAACTGTACGACAATAACGAATAAGGAAGGCTGGGTTTGAGTTATTTTACTTTATACTCCTTCACAAAGAATAAAAGGCCGCGACTAAAACAGTGGTGTGCTTGACGCAAGTAACTTGACGACGCGTATGCGCGGGTTGCCTACACCGGGTTGTTGCACCTCCTCCAGGTAACTCTATTTGTCCCCCcccttctctctctctctctttctctctctcgcAACACTGGATGCGTGACCATCTTCAAGGCTCGCCATCTGCCAATCATTCCCTGCTGTCAGCCTCATCCAGCGGTCCATCCGTCTATCTTGTATAACACATAATGCGCTGGGCCGGTTTGTACTACCGAAACCGTGGAGGGTTGCTCCGTATCTTCCTGCAGGGCTCGCGAATGCCCTTGTGCCCTGGGTTCTGGCATTGCGGCACTCATTGAAGATGTGCTCAGCTGGTACAAACTTCAAGACCAGGGGGAAGCGACACTGCTGTCCCGAGCGGAGGCACGACCACCGGCCATGACATGATGAAGGACCCACAGCTCATGCCACAGTCTTTCAAGAAGCATAGTCTTCCGCACGAGTGTGAGAGCAATACATAACCCAACCTAAAGGGAAAATGAAGCTGTGGAGACGAACGCTTCGTAGATGCCATTGAAGATTGCAGCTCCTAAAAACTGCAAGGGATAAATAAGCAAACAGCATGCTCGTGCATGATCTAAGGAATGCCAAactataactctataactCAGGGTGTCAATTCAGGGAGCCTCGACAGACATGCCAATGCAGCTCTCCATAGCCACGTCTCTGCGGCCTTCACTCAAGGCAATCAACTCATCACAAAAATCCTGGTCCCAGGCTTTCTGCAACCTATTTAGCTTCCATCCGAAAAAAAAATCTGACCTATTGTGCCGCGGACTGCCTTCTCACCACCTCAACCGCGCGGCGCGATATCGCAACGACCAACAATCAATTCGTCAGCAATCTCCTGTATGGGCACACACCGAACTTCTCTCTGCTGAGTAGTATCCTCGCACAGTAGAATATCTGCGTCAAAAGCGGTCTCGACGGCTTGTTGATTGATCTCTGCCACTAGAGCACGTCCAACAGTAGGAAACAAGATGCCTTTCTTTCCTAAAGGGATATGACCGACGCCTCGATCTGGGCGTTCAAGGATTTTTCGTATTAAAGGAATGTAGTAGTCGGCCAGATCAACGACATAAACCTGGTTGAAAGGAGAGCAGTTAGCAAGCTAGCCATCAAACGAGAGCTCACAAAAGACGTACCCAGTCGAAGTTGGCCTGATCGTTCAGCTTGAAGCCATAGCCATGCTGAACAACATAACGAAGGACCAAAGGTATGACCAAAGCCTGTCGATTGAAGAGGCCAGTGCCTTCGCCAAAGAAACACGGGACCTGTAAACTGACAGCATGCACACCTTTCCCCGCTGCAGTCTCCAGCACCCTGACCTCGATTATTCACTGTGAACATTGCTACTCTAGATCAAGAGACTTCATGTAGTCGAGAATGGCCTGCCCCTTACGCCTGTCGTTCCACTCAAACGCCAATGTGTGCATCCGGAGAGGTGAAGTAGCTAAGGATTGGGTAGGCCTGCTTCGACGCGATGTGCCAGTTCATCCACAAAAGCTTTGACACCAGCTGTAATGGAAATTGGAGCCCGATTCTACAATGATATCATAGTGAGCCGCAATTTGCTCAATGAACTGTATCGTCTAAACCAGCCCAGAGTACAGTTTCGACACGTTCGCCATATGTTTCGCGCAATCTTCCAGCTTGGTGCTCGCGTCGAATCAAGATGTCAACCGTCAAGGTCTTGAGGCTGGTTTCAGTACTGGCAAGTGACTGCGATAGTACAGTTCCACCAACATAGCCCGTGGCGCCAATGAGGAAGATCTTGCTCATTGTCAAAAGTGGTTCAATGGGGGTATAAAGGGGATAAAGCAGTGTAGATTGGCTGGAGAGAGGTCTTTGTATGAGACTGCTGATGTTGACATTAGAACGACAAAGAACGAAGCCTTGGTCGAATTTGCTTGAACTCTCTCTGAGCTTCAATTTCAGCTCTTCCTGCGCCTACTTGTAAGGATCCTGCATGATTGATCGCGCTGAAAGTCCAGACCGGACGACTCGCCCAGTACGGAAGAGACGGAAGAGGGTATTTAACGTATGCAGCGGGGCAGGTGGTGAATATAGCGGTAGATTGTGCAATTCCTTACGCCAGACTATGGAGGCGTAACGTAGTAGTGCCATTCTCGTCTATTGCCACACCATAAAACTTGTAGGCAACTGTATGGCCAGTCTCGGGAAATCAATTGCAGCCATGCTTGACTACTCGTCGCGCAATGAACAATAAGTGGGGCCGCAAGAAGAAGGGTTGTCTGGCAATCAATCCTGCACTAGTCGCCAGTGCATCATTGCCGATGTAGTCGGTCCATCGCGATGCCTCTAAATGTGGGGGCCTCACAACATCAAGACTTTGATGGCTTCCATTGTGTTCGACGATAAAGCAACGGCCTCGGAAGTGGCGATTTTCCGTGTTGGCAGCTTTCTTTGAGCTAATTTGTCAGCACCGAGCTTGCAATATATATACAACACCGCTGCATCGGCGAACGCTCGGCACGATTGAGAGATCGAGAGAGCATTCATCGTGGCGTTCAAACAAAGCTTAAGCAAAATGACCCAattcaacatcaacatcgtGTCGGACACAATCTGCCGTACGTTTCCATAAGGAATTTTGCACAAAAATAGCACAAATTAACAACTCCACAGCATGGTGCTATGTTGGCAAAAAACGCCTTGAAAAGGGCATCGCAGCATACAAACAAAAGCACCCAGATTCCGATGACACGTTCTCCACACAGTGGTTCCCCTTTTACTTGAACCCGGACGCCGGTAAAAGCCTTGACAAACAAGAAACGTACGCTAAGAAATTCGGAAAGGAGCGCACAGCAACCATGAACCAGATGCTCGCCAAGGTCGGCCATGATGAGGGCATCAACTTCAAGTTCGGTGGTAACACAGGCAACACCCGCGACTCGCATCGCCTAGTTCAGCTCGGCAAGACCAAGGGCCCGAAGCTGCAGACGCGCGTGGTCGAGGAGCTATTTGCTGCGTACTTTGAAAACGAGAAGGACATCACAACGCAGGAGGTCTTGATTGAGAGCGGCGTAAGGGCAGGTCTTGATGAGAAGGAAGTGAAGGAGTGGCTGGATAGTGGGAAGGGTGGTGCTGAGGTGGATAAGGAGGTGCAGGATGCGCGTGAACAGAACATCAGTGGCGTGCCAAACTTCACCATCAACGATCATTTCCAAATTGGAGGAGCTCAGGAGCCAGCTGCGTTTGTGCAGCTATTCGAACGTATTAAGAAGATGGACGGGAGTCTTTGAAGCGTAGACTGCTTATGACTCAGTCATATATGCACGGTGTGAAGGTATACATACCTCTCAGGAAAGCTCTGTTCGCCGTTGAGTACCTACATTGACAACTATATGAAAGTTGGACAACTTAAAGATCGCTAGCTAAGCAAGGCTAGCATCGAAACCGTGTGAATACCTCCAGACAAATAAATTTGAAAAGCTTTCATAACTTCATCAAACCAAGGTGCTAATCAAGCGGTCCATATCTGTGCACATGCCATTATCATCCTATGGTTAAAAGTCCATGTTTTCACCTACATCTATGTACAGTAATATGCTCGTTTGTAAGGTGGAATTGGAAACACATCATTCATGTTTAGAGCCTTGCGAGCACCGAAAAGCAGGGTGGTGGAGACGCACAAACGTCACAGCAGCGTGAAGCTATTGCGTTCGAACAAACATTCCAAGGGCCACTGTTTATATTCCATAATGCTGGAGCAATAATGTCCGACATTGAAGCAACTGGAGTATGATATACAATGCTTGCACACCAATGCTTGCGACATTCCCTTTGGTCCTCGTAACGACCTCGACGACATTACAGTCATCAACACTTCAAGATCACATCTACACGAAGCACCTGACAGAAGCAACTCAGCAACAGACTATACTGCAACAAATCACTAAAAATGGTTGATTACAACCACGTTTTTAACTTCCCACGTCCGTACTACCGTACCCATGAATATAATGGCAGCGTTGCGCTTGCGCCTTATGGGTTTGAACATCGAGGACGTTTGCCCGACATACGATCTCTTCGCCTACTATCTTCCGACTTCCCACCTCGTCAAGGTTCTGGCCCGCAGAACAAGCGTGGTCGGAATCCAGGTCTTTATGTCAATACCCAAAACGTTCAGCAGGGGTACTGGGATGGCCGTTATGAGGATTCTACCAACTACTATGCAAACTACTAGGATATATACTAGGTTCAAGGTCGAGTAAAGATCAAGAGCTAGTACATTTGGATGATGGCGGAGAGATTGGCGTCAATTTGTTAAAACCTCTTCTGCGGCGACAAGTAGACCAAATAAATACAAGCTTATGATCTTTCTCTCGTTGCAACGATGACTCTAGTGACGTGTTCGAGTCATGACCATACTCGTTTCTGAAGTCGCACGTATTCTCCTGGACCTCTACCTTCTTATTTCACTCTCATGCTTGCTTGAACTCCCTTCTCTCGGCGCGACGATGCGTTCATTGCGTTCCGTCCTAGCGCTTTGTTGACTCCACAGTACCTGTCAATGCTCCACATCGCCGTCTAAGCTGACAGGATCAATTTCCGCTCTACTAGGCTTTTCGTGTCGTCGGAGTCGCGTAGGTCAAACAGTCTGCTTGACACGAGCGTGGCTTAAAACCAACTGGCGCTTAGTCGTTTTAGACGCGGAGGTGGGTCCTCCGCGCATTCCATGGTGACATCGTGGACTACCGGAGATCAAGCGCCCCACAACGCCTTCCGGAGGAAATGCCGCGTGCTTGCCACGAAGCTTGTCACCCCACACAACTTTCATAGACTTATCTTTAATGAGCAAGCGGACTTCTCGTACCGGCATGATGTCAGTCCTCACCTGCCTCCGAGGTTGTTCATGCCCCGAATGTAACTGCGGAGATCTGCGAGTATACTTAAGCGTTCCGATGGCGCCCTTCGTTATTCGGTCGAGCCTCTTCGACTTACAGCAGGAGTTGACCTCCTTACGCAATTCTGAGACTGGTATCGAGAAAATATGAGGACAACCGCTTCTCAGTTGCTCCTGGCCTCCTTGGCGTTAGGATCCGCAGTAACAAGAGGCGATAAGAAACATCATGGCATCAGCAAGGATGATTTCATCAAAGTCGACGGGTTGAGATTGTATGATTCGAAAGGTGCTTTGCACTATCTCACGGGTAATACTTCTTCAGTCCATCAAGCAATCGATATTGACAATTGCCAGGAATGAACTATTGGGCTTGCATGAACCTGGCTGCCGATGATCAGTCTGGAGGAAATTATTCACGTCTCGTCACAGAGCTCGACCAAATGGCAGCGAAAGGCATCAATCACCTCCGAATCATGGCCGGTTCAGAGGGTGCACCAACACCCCAACCATTCCGGATGAACCCGCCTCTGATGAATGCCCCGGGGCAGTACAATGACGAAATTTTCAAGGGTCTGGACATCTGTCTTGCAGAAATGTCGAAGCGTGGAATGCGTGCAACAATGACGTTGAGTAACGAGTGGCAATGGTCTGGAGGCTTCGGTCAATACATTTCATGGGCGAACAACAACACGCAAATCCCATACCCAGAGTCGTGGAACCTTACAGCGTCGCCTCAAAGGAGCACACCCGGAACAGGCTGGGGAAACTACACAAAACAGGGTGTGGATGCAGCGCCATATAGCGAGTTCACTGGCTTCGCGAACTTAATTTACAACAACAGTCTAGCCGAAGGGTGGTACAAAGATCACATCAAAACAGTCATGACCCGTCGGAATACCGTGACTGGCCGCTTGTACGTTGAAGACCCAACCATCATGACATGGCAGCCTGCAAACGAGCCTCAAGCCGCAAATGCACTTGGCTACGTCGGCATCGGCCTGCTCCCCAATCCAGATGATTTACTTTTCCCTTGGGTGGACCGTACTACAGCTTATATCCGCTCGTTGGCTCCCAAGCAGCTCATCAGTCTCGGCTTCGAGGGTAAGCAGGGGGAGTTCTACTTCAAACATGCACAAAACTTCTCGACCATCGACTACGCCACTACGCACTGTTGGGTCCAGAACTGGGGCATCTACGACATGTACAACTCCAGCGAGGCAAATTTGAAGGCTGCGCAAGACTTTGCGGTAACTTTCATGCACAACTCCAGTAAGTGGGCTGCCGACATCGGAAAGCCGGTCTTCCTCGAGGAATTTGGCATGGCTCGAGACAACTGGGAGAATAAGGATAAAGATTACCCGTACCTCAGCAGTGCGTCGACTACACACAAGGATCAGTATTTCCGGACGATTATCGGCACAGTCATGGACGAGTTCCGCAATGGTGGTGCGTATATTGGCACCTCGCCGTGGGCTTATGGAGGCGTATATCGCCCGGAGATGCAACACGTCAATGAGTTCGGTATGATATGGGCAGGAGACCCACCCCACGAATCGCCTGGCTGGTACGACCTGTACGACACAGATCAAGCAATGGAGATCATTGCAGTGCAACAGAAAACTATTGCAAGCTGGATAAGGGAGCAAGGGAAAAATGGAACCGACTGCTGAAGAGAGCATGCCGTGACCTGGTAGCAGGCCCCCTTCACGACAAGTAAGATATCAGCACTATACCACGATTGTCTTAGCGCTAGAACTCGTTCGCAGTTGCATCACAGCTTCAATGGCGCCAACTTTCAATCAACAAACAGTAGTTTCCAGTATCTATTACATTATCGCCGTTACACGCTAATGATGCAAACTCCCAGGGCCGCCCCAACGCCGCGCTATGCAATGAAGTCAAAACGGTATAGCATCGTCAACACGAAGCCTTGATGGATCACCGTGCTCAGCCATGCGTCTGCTGTGCTTTCAATGCTGCGCGCATCTCCGCACCTTTGAAGATGATCAGCAGGATCCCAGGAATGCAGAGCAAATCCATCGCCCCAAAGATGCTGAAGGTCCATCCAACACCAACCTTGTCCAGTAGGCCATCCATGACAACAGCAGCGATGGCTGCAGCGACGTTGCGAAGAAAACCTCCTAATGCGACTAGACTCGCGGTCTGAGCTGGGTCGCATTCTGTCTGGAATGAAGTGCTGGTGACGAAGACAATCGATGTCCCAACAGAAGCAAGTGCCGATCCAATCAGACCGGCAGCTGGACTTACGCGGTTTTGGCAGGACCATCCGTACATGAGCTTGCCTACGGCTGCGATAAAAAAACCAGGTATTTGATAAGCAATTCGTCGCTCAGGTGCGACCTTGCCGTCGGGGCTTTTAGCGATAGACCTCCTGCGCAGCCAGTCACTGCCACGACCGACAATGATGGAGGCGATGAACATGGAGATACCCGGCGCGAGGTATGCGTAGCTGACTTCGGCGGTAGACCAGTTGTACGTATCCTTGAGTACAGTTGGAAGGGAAATGTACAACCCATACAACCCAGCAAACTGGAAAGCACCATTGAACGAGACGATGAGATGAGGAGGGTACTTCAGAAGCCGCATGAACTTTCGAAATGATGGACGAGGGACCTTCGGGCCCTTGATATCCGTATTAGGTTGTGTGCGGAGCTTGGGTATAGAAAACCATGGCTGGTGAGCAAGAACGGCACCATTGCCAACGAGAGATCGTAGAGTCTCCGGCATGCAAAAGATGATGGCGCAGTACACAGGAAGACAAGTCAAGGCCAAGAAGCCGAAAACCCATCTCCAGCGCGAAACATCTGCAAAACCACCGCCAATGACTGGTCCAAACACTGGTCCAAGCTGGGGCCCCATGAGAAACCAGGCCAGAGCGGATGCGCGTTTTGCAGGCTCGGTGATATCCGCAACGGTGCCTGCTCCGACTGAGAAGACGATGCACGACCCAAAAGCCTGAAATATTCGTAGGAT
The window above is part of the Ascochyta rabiei chromosome 1, complete sequence genome. Proteins encoded here:
- a CDS encoding Mannan endo-1,4-beta-mannosidase, yielding MRTTASQLLLASLALGSAVTRGDKKHHGISKDDFIKVDGLRLYDSKGALHYLTGMNYWACMNLAADDQSGGNYSRLVTELDQMAAKGINHLRIMAGSEGAPTPQPFRMNPPLMNAPGQYNDEIFKGLDICLAEMSKRGMRATMTLSNEWQWSGGFGQYISWANNNTQIPYPESWNLTASPQRSTPGTGWGNYTKQGVDAAPYSEFTGFANLIYNNSLAEGWYKDHIKTVMTRRNTVTGRLYVEDPTIMTWQPANEPQAANALGYVGIGLLPNPDDLLFPWVDRTTAYIRSLAPKQLISLGFEGKQGEFYFKHAQNFSTIDYATTHCWVQNWGIYDMYNSSEANLKAAQDFAVTFMHNSSKWAADIGKPVFLEEFGMARDNWENKDKDYPYLSSASTTHKDQYFRTIIGTVMDEFRNGGAYIGTSPWAYGGVYRPEMQHVNEFGMIWAGDPPHESPGWYDLYDTDQAMEIIAVQQKTIASWIREQGKNGTDC
- a CDS encoding Dityrosine transporter 1; the protein is MRSPIEFEKDHHYDRCRDSIDSDFSSSDNAAEPLAQADDVVPPPPPPPYSAFSLNRRRFMLGVVTAAGFFGPLTGAIYLPSLVLFEEIFRASATAINATVAMYMVVFAIAPLFGAVASDVGGRKLVYMVGLGSFLVANVLLATLPAHIALLFILRIFQAFGSCIVFSVGAGTVADITEPAKRASALAWFLMGPQLGPVFGPVIGGGFADVSRWRWVFGFLALTCLPVYCAIIFCMPETLRSLVGNGAVLAHQPWFSIPKLRTQPNTDIKGPKVPRPSFRKFMRLLKYPPHLIVSFNGAFQFAGLYGLYISLPTVLKDTYNWSTAEVSYAYLAPGISMFIASIIVGRGSDWLRRRSIAKSPDGKVAPERRIAYQIPGFFIAAVGKLMYGWSCQNRVSPAAGLIGSALASVGTSIVFVTSTSFQTECDPAQTASLVALGGFLRNVAAAIAAVVMDGLLDKVGVGWTFSIFGAMDLLCIPGILLIIFKGAEMRAALKAQQTHG